The following proteins are co-located in the Chloroflexota bacterium genome:
- a CDS encoding ABC transporter substrate-binding protein — MTRLSASILFFIVIIIGMVIVACGSAEPQIVEKVVEVPVDREVVKEVEVVKEVEVEVVKEIETEVIKEVVKEVEVVVVATPVRQAQEAAYIMRAPEPNPKRGGNMKTAFGVTMTNFDVQQGAGAHVLGHLYNKVVTKNLADGLRTIAPDLAVSWEAAPDGMGYTFNLREGVTYSDGTPFSADDVVANFTRIIDPPAGVSSRSKDLLPMIDSVEKIDDYTATFNLNAPTPYFVELLTSSPLLVYSKKSLEENNYDLRKIEVAPGTGVFRFVNHIPGEKWEFEANPDYWNPELPYLDGLTMLHVPTWPDRGAAVLTGQADFSWNISPDTHAEAKRRQDIGAVTYDCLNSHNFAINNERAPFDDPRVRRAIHLAVSRQTQIDGYTPVWEPTFVTRWIPKPSPFSTDPNAILQMPGYRAEKEEDIAEAKRLLAEAGYPDGFEMTITTWNLPTTAEVAVPLFVDELRKTLNIRADIKLVERALQSEILHDGNFDMFRNGDYAGQILDPFPMWNIYLRTGGSQNWSRYANPEFDAVLDQLAGELDPFARAELFNEGMDILDENPPFYHIGFCGHSPAWSKDVKGMSMETRLHVLWERLDTVWLDR, encoded by the coding sequence ATGACTCGGCTTTCGGCGTCCATTCTCTTTTTCATTGTAATCATCATAGGTATGGTAATCGTTGCTTGTGGTTCTGCCGAGCCACAGATTGTAGAAAAGGTTGTTGAAGTCCCGGTTGATAGGGAGGTGGTGAAGGAGGTCGAAGTCGTTAAGGAAGTGGAAGTCGAGGTAGTGAAGGAAATAGAGACGGAGGTCATCAAAGAAGTTGTCAAAGAGGTCGAGGTTGTTGTCGTAGCCACACCAGTTCGGCAGGCGCAGGAAGCGGCGTACATAATGCGCGCTCCTGAGCCGAACCCTAAGCGAGGCGGAAACATGAAGACCGCCTTTGGCGTGACAATGACGAACTTCGATGTGCAGCAGGGCGCTGGAGCGCACGTTCTTGGACATCTGTACAACAAGGTCGTAACCAAGAACCTTGCGGACGGACTCCGCACCATCGCGCCCGACCTTGCAGTGTCGTGGGAGGCTGCTCCTGACGGGATGGGTTATACGTTCAACCTAAGGGAAGGCGTCACCTATAGTGACGGCACTCCGTTCAGCGCAGACGATGTGGTTGCTAACTTCACACGCATCATCGATCCTCCAGCCGGAGTTTCCAGCCGGAGCAAGGATCTGCTGCCCATGATCGATTCAGTGGAGAAGATTGACGACTACACGGCTACGTTCAACTTGAACGCTCCCACTCCCTACTTCGTGGAGCTGCTGACGAGTTCCCCATTGCTGGTGTACTCCAAGAAGTCGCTGGAAGAGAACAACTACGACCTGCGCAAGATAGAAGTCGCGCCAGGTACGGGAGTCTTCAGGTTCGTAAATCACATACCAGGAGAGAAGTGGGAGTTTGAAGCGAATCCGGACTATTGGAATCCTGAGCTACCCTACCTCGATGGGCTGACGATGCTACACGTACCGACCTGGCCTGACAGGGGCGCCGCTGTGCTGACCGGGCAGGCTGACTTCTCTTGGAACATATCGCCTGACACGCACGCTGAGGCGAAGCGCAGACAGGACATCGGAGCCGTAACATACGACTGCTTGAATTCACACAACTTCGCCATAAACAACGAGAGGGCGCCGTTTGATGACCCCAGAGTACGCCGAGCGATACATCTTGCGGTCAGCCGTCAGACGCAGATCGACGGGTACACGCCTGTCTGGGAGCCCACGTTCGTAACCCGCTGGATCCCAAAGCCGAGCCCATTCTCCACCGACCCCAACGCAATACTCCAGATGCCGGGCTACCGAGCAGAGAAGGAAGAGGACATCGCCGAGGCGAAGCGTCTTCTGGCAGAAGCCGGCTACCCGGACGGATTCGAGATGACGATCACAACATGGAACCTGCCAACAACCGCTGAGGTTGCCGTGCCGCTGTTTGTGGACGAGTTGAGGAAGACGCTGAACATTCGGGCGGACATCAAGCTGGTCGAGCGCGCGCTCCAGAGCGAGATACTGCACGACGGCAATTTCGACATGTTCAGGAATGGCGACTATGCCGGTCAGATACTTGATCCGTTCCCAATGTGGAATATCTATCTGAGGACGGGTGGCTCGCAAAACTGGTCGCGCTACGCCAATCCTGAATTTGACGCGGTGCTGGACCAGCTCGCCGGAGAGCTTGACCCGTTCGCCCGCGCGGAACTATTCAATGAGGGCATGGACATCCTAGACGAGAACCCACCCTTCTATCACATTGGCTTCTGCGGCCACTCCCCGGCGTGGAGCAAGGACGTAAAAGGCATGTCGATGGAGACTAGGTTGCACGTGCTCTGGGAGCGCCTCGACACCGTCTGGCTTGACAGGTAG
- a CDS encoding PQQ-binding-like beta-propeller repeat protein produces MRFEPPQPTDSLRRRRRRLLPFVLLAFAALIILVASVSAYNYFDISILTSHPSSTATHTETVTPPFTAPPSGEIVWSYDAGETIAVPPVAQGNSVFITAGLQSESGRVVALDAATGQPRWIYRLHGLSDYPVTVAGDLLYTSTRDGRLIVLNHRTGKETWSYKTEDILHGSPAVQNGRLFLASGQIHALDALTGRSLWTHEPEGGKAIGPVANSEGIVAVLSAGNHLNLINSVKGKRRLTKRLWFGGIGTPVILGDKVYLSGDRGSVQAVELQARDIAMEKALRFWWTKLWLYKAAPRPPDPVGYAWHHRGIGGISARIVTHDESKLFLVARHPDHSATVVAMQAQSGEVLWRFNSGTFIAGGVVGVGETLVFCTQAGEMYALDAASGEIVWQLDLGFPVNAINVISSDSLIVTSQSGRLHLVR; encoded by the coding sequence ATGAGATTTGAACCACCACAACCCACAGATTCACTCAGGCGCAGGCGTCGTCGGCTTCTGCCCTTCGTCTTGCTCGCCTTCGCTGCGCTAATCATCTTGGTAGCGTCCGTCAGCGCCTACAACTACTTCGACATATCGATTCTGACCAGCCATCCCTCATCGACGGCTACTCATACCGAAACTGTCACGCCTCCTTTCACAGCGCCTCCGTCCGGCGAAATCGTATGGAGTTACGATGCCGGCGAGACGATTGCTGTGCCACCAGTTGCGCAAGGGAACTCGGTGTTCATCACCGCAGGACTGCAATCAGAGTCAGGGCGAGTAGTGGCGCTTGATGCCGCCACCGGACAGCCTCGTTGGATTTATCGACTTCACGGGCTTTCGGACTATCCCGTTACTGTCGCCGGAGACCTTCTATACACGAGCACAAGAGACGGCCGCCTGATCGTTCTAAATCACCGCACCGGAAAGGAAACTTGGTCATATAAGACTGAGGATATCCTACACGGCAGCCCCGCTGTGCAGAACGGGCGTCTGTTCCTAGCCTCAGGTCAAATTCACGCGCTGGACGCGCTCACCGGCCGAAGCCTATGGACTCACGAACCGGAAGGTGGCAAGGCAATCGGTCCGGTAGCTAATTCCGAGGGTATCGTCGCAGTCCTGAGCGCCGGGAATCACCTCAACCTGATCAACTCGGTGAAAGGCAAGCGCCGCCTCACGAAAAGGCTCTGGTTTGGGGGCATCGGTACGCCCGTCATATTAGGCGATAAGGTTTACTTGTCAGGTGATCGAGGCAGCGTCCAAGCTGTCGAGCTGCAGGCGCGCGACATCGCCATGGAAAAGGCGCTCCGCTTCTGGTGGACTAAGCTCTGGCTCTACAAGGCCGCGCCTCGCCCACCCGACCCGGTCGGCTATGCGTGGCATCACAGGGGTATCGGCGGCATCTCCGCCCGAATAGTTACACACGACGAGTCTAAGCTGTTTCTTGTCGCGAGGCACCCCGACCACAGCGCAACAGTCGTTGCCATGCAAGCACAGTCAGGCGAAGTTCTCTGGCGCTTCAATTCCGGTACCTTCATTGCAGGAGGAGTCGTAGGGGTGGGTGAGACCCTTGTATTCTGTACGCAAGCAGGCGAGATGTACGCTCTGGATGCCGCATCTGGAGAGATTGTATGGCAGCTCGACTTGGGCTTCCCTGTCAATGCAATCAATGTCATATCGAGCGATTCGCTGATCGTAACTTCTCAGTCTGGGAGGCTTCACCTGGTCCGCTGA